Proteins encoded together in one Bacillota bacterium window:
- a CDS encoding sugar phosphate isomerase/epimerase: protein MRLGLLTNCFRGRSLLEIADWAHANGFSALEVGPHIQLDADVFRKAQEKIEICALIYCRNFFDSDPAVAEGHVKNLKARIEFAIKLNIPLIVTSTGIVEGAGYEGSIDRVVGFFEEMVELIGDSPLRIAFENCPAMGNIAISPYMWSKLFEKLPPEKFGLAYDPSHLVWQLIDPYRHIEEVKDRIFHVHAKDTQVRRNILENAGILMHRLWWKHRLPGLGDIDWDRMIETLRRAGYDGIVSVEHEDPEWEGSYEKVERGLLMTHEHLARLV, encoded by the coding sequence GTGAGGCTTGGGCTATTGACAAATTGCTTCAGAGGGAGGAGCCTCCTTGAAATCGCGGACTGGGCGCACGCCAATGGCTTCTCCGCATTGGAGGTAGGCCCCCATATCCAATTGGATGCGGATGTTTTCCGTAAGGCGCAGGAGAAGATTGAAATATGCGCTTTAATCTATTGCAGGAATTTCTTTGATTCAGACCCGGCGGTAGCTGAAGGACATGTCAAAAACCTCAAGGCGCGGATAGAATTTGCCATTAAGCTCAATATACCGTTAATTGTGACTTCGACGGGCATAGTTGAGGGCGCGGGATATGAGGGAAGCATTGATAGGGTAGTCGGGTTCTTTGAGGAGATGGTTGAGCTGATAGGTGACAGCCCTCTCCGCATTGCATTCGAAAATTGCCCTGCGATGGGGAATATAGCCATATCCCCATATATGTGGTCGAAGCTTTTCGAGAAACTACCCCCTGAGAAGTTCGGTCTTGCATATGATCCTTCACATCTGGTATGGCAGCTCATAGATCCATACAGGCATATAGAGGAGGTTAAAGATAGGATTTTCCATGTGCATGCCAAGGATACACAGGTCCGGCGGAATATTCTTGAGAATGCCGGTATTCTCATGCATCGTCTATGGTGGAAACATAGGCTCCCCGGCCTTGGGGATATAGACTGGGATCGGATGATAGAGACGCTCAGAAGGGCTGGATATGATGGGATTGTAAGCGTAGAACACGAGGATCCTGAATGGGAAGGTAGTTATGAGAAGGTGGAAAGGGGGCTTTTGATGACTCATGAGCATCTGGCCAGACTTGTCTGA
- a CDS encoding LacI family DNA-binding transcriptional regulator: protein MNINDIARLANVSKATVSRALNHRKDVSEETRERILRIVNEVGYSRNFVARGLATKRLQSIGLVIPRSARFIFGNPYFSELIQGIGEVVDVRGYHLVLSTSPDKSVYLRLFSEKRVDGLILLGSGIRESDFEKINSMLGHDFPVVLINRRSRKFRCPAVTVDDTDGVFQAIGHLYELGHRSIATIAGPPESIHGGERLEAYRRALEDYGLAVDERLVVLSDDTENGGYKAAKELSSRGVEFTAIFAANDLMALGAMGYFQDSGMRIPDDVSIVGFDDIHLASLVRPSLTTIKQSIREVGETAARLLLDILERKDGTLRAGEVKLPTELKVRQSSGPPRKVVAVKDMQGGLGVWME from the coding sequence ATGAATATAAACGATATCGCGAGGCTTGCCAACGTCTCAAAAGCTACAGTATCGCGCGCTTTAAATCATAGGAAAGATGTGAGTGAGGAGACCAGGGAGCGTATCCTCCGGATTGTCAACGAAGTGGGGTATAGCCGGAACTTCGTGGCGAGGGGGCTCGCGACCAAGAGGCTTCAAAGCATAGGGCTTGTGATTCCCAGGTCCGCGAGATTCATTTTCGGAAACCCTTATTTCAGTGAGCTTATTCAGGGAATAGGGGAGGTTGTTGATGTCCGGGGGTATCACCTGGTGCTGAGCACTTCTCCTGATAAGTCAGTCTATCTCCGACTTTTCAGCGAGAAGCGGGTAGATGGCTTAATACTCCTGGGCAGCGGGATCAGGGAGTCTGATTTTGAGAAGATAAACTCGATGCTTGGGCATGATTTCCCTGTGGTTTTGATAAATAGGAGAAGTCGGAAGTTCAGGTGTCCTGCTGTGACAGTAGATGATACTGATGGCGTCTTCCAGGCGATTGGGCATCTGTATGAACTTGGTCACAGGAGTATCGCCACCATCGCAGGTCCTCCGGAATCGATTCATGGTGGCGAGAGACTGGAGGCCTACCGTCGGGCGCTTGAAGATTATGGACTAGCAGTTGATGAACGCCTCGTGGTTCTGAGTGATGATACGGAGAACGGCGGATATAAGGCCGCAAAGGAACTCTCTTCTCGCGGGGTGGAGTTTACCGCCATTTTCGCGGCAAACGATCTAATGGCCCTTGGAGCCATGGGGTATTTTCAGGATTCAGGTATGAGGATCCCTGATGATGTGTCTATCGTAGGATTTGACGACATACACCTTGCCTCGCTTGTGAGGCCCTCCCTTACGACGATAAAGCAATCCATCAGGGAGGTGGGCGAGACAGCCGCCCGTCTTCTCCTGGATATTCTTGAAAGAAAAGATGGGACGTTGCGAGCGGGTGAGGTTAAGCTTCCTACAGAACTCAAGGTGAGACAGAGTTCTGGGCCTCCACGCAAAGTAGTAGCAGTAAAAGATATGCAGGGCGGCCTAGGCGTCTGGATGGAATGA
- a CDS encoding FGGY-family carbohydrate kinase — protein sequence MSRRLLLGIDIGTSGCKVAAFGLEGQIAGTVTMNYKTYYPHFGYVEQDAGEWWHAACDAIQAMMRDHAIRPDEIAAVGVAGQSWSCLPVDERGTPLHNVMIWLDRRATEQAQWMKDKSGEDRLINLNGNPVDPAYIVPKMLWLKENEPEVYNRAHKFLQSNAFIVFKLTGMYSQDYSQGYGFHFFNISKGAWDEEMADELDLSLEKVAPIYHCHEVVGGVTRQAAGETGLCEGTPVVAGGLDAACCTLGAGVIRPGQTQEQGGQAGGMSIQVDQPLIHHKLILGYHVLPGQWLLQGGTVGGAGTLKWFDEHLGAGARQVAKERGISPFEVMSEEASQIRPGSDGLIFLPYMAGERSPIWNNKARGVFFGLSYDKTEAHIIRSIMEGVGYSLLHNLDTAEEVKAHASELVSVGGASNSRVWTQIKADITGRPTHVPSSDHATTLGAAMLAGIGVGVYKNFEEAVNRTVHIQRTHIPDESNHRIYQRYYELYIELYNRLRDCFDLLHELSMQVER from the coding sequence ATGAGCAGGAGACTACTCTTGGGGATAGATATTGGGACCTCAGGTTGCAAGGTAGCCGCGTTTGGCCTTGAGGGTCAGATTGCTGGCACAGTTACAATGAATTACAAGACATATTATCCCCACTTTGGCTATGTGGAGCAAGATGCCGGGGAATGGTGGCATGCTGCCTGTGATGCTATCCAAGCGATGATGCGGGACCATGCAATCCGCCCTGACGAGATCGCCGCTGTTGGGGTGGCGGGCCAGAGCTGGTCCTGCCTCCCCGTCGATGAGAGGGGAACCCCTCTTCATAATGTCATGATCTGGCTCGACAGGAGGGCGACCGAGCAAGCTCAGTGGATGAAAGACAAATCAGGGGAAGACAGGCTTATCAACCTAAACGGTAACCCGGTGGACCCTGCATATATTGTTCCCAAGATGCTGTGGCTCAAGGAAAATGAGCCTGAGGTATATAACAGGGCTCATAAATTCCTGCAGAGCAACGCCTTTATAGTTTTCAAACTTACAGGGATGTATTCTCAAGACTACTCACAGGGATATGGGTTTCATTTCTTCAATATCTCGAAAGGTGCCTGGGATGAAGAGATGGCTGATGAATTGGACCTTTCCCTGGAGAAGGTCGCGCCAATTTATCATTGCCACGAGGTGGTAGGAGGCGTCACCCGCCAGGCCGCAGGAGAAACGGGCCTATGTGAGGGAACGCCGGTAGTGGCAGGGGGACTCGACGCGGCTTGTTGCACCTTGGGCGCAGGAGTTATCAGACCCGGTCAGACTCAAGAGCAGGGAGGCCAGGCTGGCGGCATGAGCATCCAGGTTGACCAGCCCCTGATCCACCATAAACTCATCCTAGGCTATCATGTGCTCCCGGGTCAATGGCTTCTCCAAGGAGGCACGGTGGGGGGCGCGGGAACGCTCAAGTGGTTCGATGAACACCTGGGGGCCGGGGCCCGGCAGGTGGCCAAAGAGCGCGGGATCAGCCCATTTGAGGTCATGAGCGAGGAGGCGAGCCAAATCAGACCAGGGAGCGATGGACTCATCTTTCTCCCCTACATGGCCGGAGAACGATCCCCAATATGGAATAACAAAGCCCGAGGGGTCTTCTTTGGGCTTTCCTACGATAAGACAGAGGCTCACATCATCCGCTCCATCATGGAGGGAGTGGGCTATTCACTCCTCCATAACCTCGACACTGCGGAAGAGGTAAAGGCTCATGCCAGCGAACTCGTTAGCGTAGGAGGGGCTTCCAACAGCCGGGTATGGACTCAGATCAAAGCCGATATCACTGGAAGACCTACTCACGTACCCTCTTCTGATCATGCCACCACCCTTGGGGCTGCCATGTTAGCCGGGATAGGTGTGGGGGTTTATAAGAATTTCGAGGAAGCTGTGAATCGAACAGTGCATATCCAGCGGACCCATATTCCTGATGAGTCGAATCACCGCATCTACCAGAGGTATTATGAACTATACATCGAACTATACAATAGGCTGCGAGATTGTTTCGACCTTCTCCACGAATTAAGTATGCAAGTCGAACGCTGA